Proteins found in one Paenibacillus borealis genomic segment:
- a CDS encoding murein hydrolase activator EnvC family protein — MKKIVAGIAVMLLAVTMFGPSDGYAKKTSVAEIDKQLKQLQQEVQAAKAAQEKAASRNQEAQHYKNKTTLNLQYVLDQIDQVKGEMTTISGKIASTEESLNVTATELDDAEARVASREKLLESRVRLMYTDGAVSYLDVLLSSTSFSDFLDRADSLKMIVDQDQDLLVQHKLDKQTVIAKKQELEGQYAQAKQLYTDLESQRSVLKEKEAEKQELIAYYDEEIQEAEVISEEQNAKLVQLASNRSALEEQKDKIKAEEAARRAAAAKAEAARRAAAAAAKAAKAAKSASSGGSSIASVEEYAGGNGPFLLPVGSARVSSPYGVRTHPVTGEVGKMHTGVDFAVPQGTNIHAADSGTVLVAEWWSGYGYCVIIDHGGGVWTLYGHIREGGIRVKVGDRVERGQTIAESGATGRVTGPHLHFEVRVDGKTVNPMPYL, encoded by the coding sequence AGGAGGTCCAGGCGGCCAAGGCGGCGCAGGAGAAGGCGGCATCCCGCAATCAGGAAGCGCAGCACTATAAGAATAAGACCACGCTGAATCTCCAGTATGTGCTGGACCAGATTGATCAGGTGAAGGGTGAGATGACGACCATTTCCGGTAAAATCGCCAGTACGGAGGAGTCGCTTAATGTGACGGCAACTGAACTGGACGACGCAGAGGCACGTGTAGCTTCCCGCGAAAAGCTGCTGGAATCGCGTGTCCGCCTGATGTACACGGATGGTGCAGTCTCTTACCTGGATGTGCTGCTGTCTTCAACCAGCTTCTCGGATTTCCTCGACCGGGCCGATTCCCTTAAGATGATCGTGGATCAGGACCAGGATCTGCTGGTGCAGCATAAGCTGGACAAGCAGACGGTCATCGCGAAGAAGCAGGAGCTGGAGGGCCAATACGCCCAGGCTAAGCAGCTGTATACCGATCTAGAATCCCAGCGCAGTGTTCTGAAGGAGAAGGAAGCGGAGAAGCAGGAGCTTATCGCCTACTACGATGAAGAGATTCAAGAGGCTGAGGTGATCTCCGAAGAGCAGAATGCCAAGCTGGTGCAGCTGGCCAGCAACCGTTCTGCCCTGGAAGAGCAGAAGGACAAGATTAAGGCTGAGGAAGCTGCCCGCCGGGCAGCGGCCGCCAAAGCTGAAGCGGCACGCCGGGCAGCAGCTGCTGCAGCCAAAGCCGCCAAGGCCGCCAAATCTGCGAGCAGCGGCGGAAGCTCCATTGCCAGCGTAGAGGAATACGCCGGCGGAAACGGGCCGTTCCTGCTGCCGGTAGGCTCGGCGCGTGTCTCCTCGCCATATGGTGTCCGCACACATCCGGTTACGGGTGAAGTCGGCAAAATGCATACCGGTGTCGACTTCGCAGTTCCGCAGGGTACGAATATCCATGCGGCGGATTCCGGTACCGTCCTGGTGGCGGAATGGTGGAGTGGCTACGGCTATTGTGTAATCATTGACCATGGCGGCGGTGTATGGACGCTGTACGGCCATATCCGTGAAGGCGGGATCCGGGTGAAAGTGGGAGACCGGGTAGAACGCGGACAGACGATTGCCGAATCCGGTGCCACCGGACGCGTAACCGGCCCGCATCTGCATTTCGAAGTGCGGGTCGACGGCAAGACGGTTAATCCTATGCCTTATCTGTAA
- a CDS encoding PDZ domain-containing protein — translation MNVMPELLASWGTAVIHLLIQPYYYIALVFIALYYRRQVALERKLIHVKLHSWGRETWRTVWTGGVAGLVVSLAAVALGISLSYTAVACIWVVSLVLMLFRVRYLCFAYSIGILGVAQFVLSFFPDTLQSGAAGTIAGGLREMDIPALLVLAALLHLAEALLARWQGTRLATPLFLAGKRGKVVGGYQLQAFWPLPLFLLIPPGAGIGELPWHPLLGGGLGLVSLPVIIGFSEMTQGMLPGRKAARTSGRLLVYSIVLLGLSLLADWWSPLTVVAALSAVLLHEGLSWYSALEERSISPIFVHPPAGRKVLAVLQGSPAQELGILPGEILLKVNGVLLTGAAQLHEALRMNPAFCKLEVLNREGESKYLQRAIYDGDHHQLGIILVPEPDGSVTAEAKPSSIFSIIGMQTGVRPRGLTPGRRGRKKPAASAEAKQKSAGV, via the coding sequence TTGAATGTGATGCCGGAACTGCTGGCTAGCTGGGGTACAGCGGTTATTCATCTGCTGATTCAGCCTTATTACTATATCGCTCTTGTATTTATTGCACTGTATTACCGCAGGCAGGTAGCGCTGGAGCGGAAGCTCATTCACGTGAAGCTGCACAGCTGGGGCCGGGAAACGTGGCGGACCGTGTGGACCGGCGGGGTTGCGGGACTTGTTGTTTCCTTAGCAGCTGTAGCCTTGGGTATCTCTTTATCATATACGGCTGTAGCCTGCATCTGGGTGGTCAGTCTGGTATTAATGCTATTTCGTGTGCGCTATTTATGCTTTGCGTATTCTATAGGTATTCTGGGAGTTGCCCAGTTTGTTCTTTCGTTCTTTCCGGATACGCTGCAGAGCGGAGCCGCAGGAACTATTGCCGGCGGGCTGCGGGAGATGGATATCCCCGCGCTGCTGGTGCTGGCCGCGCTGCTCCATCTGGCCGAAGCGCTGCTGGCGCGCTGGCAGGGTACCAGGCTGGCGACCCCGCTCTTCCTTGCCGGCAAGCGCGGCAAGGTGGTCGGCGGCTACCAGCTGCAGGCCTTCTGGCCGCTGCCGCTGTTCCTGCTGATTCCCCCGGGTGCGGGAATCGGCGAGCTGCCCTGGCATCCGCTGCTGGGCGGGGGCCTGGGCCTGGTCTCACTGCCGGTCATCATCGGCTTCAGCGAGATGACCCAGGGCATGCTGCCCGGACGCAAGGCGGCGCGCACTTCAGGACGGCTGCTGGTATACAGCATCGTCCTGCTGGGCTTAAGCCTGCTTGCGGACTGGTGGAGCCCGCTGACCGTTGTCGCGGCGCTCAGTGCAGTGCTCCTGCACGAAGGGTTAAGCTGGTACAGCGCTCTGGAGGAGCGCAGTATCAGTCCCATCTTCGTGCATCCCCCGGCCGGCCGCAAGGTGCTGGCCGTGCTGCAAGGCAGCCCCGCGCAGGAGCTGGGCATCCTGCCCGGCGAGATCCTTTTGAAGGTCAACGGGGTCCTGTTGACCGGCGCGGCGCAGCTGCATGAGGCGCTGCGCATGAACCCGGCGTTCTGCAAGCTGGAGGTGCTGAACCGCGAAGGCGAGAGCAAATACCTCCAACGCGCAATCTATGATGGCGATCACCATCAGCTCGGCATCATTCTGGTGCCGGAGCCGGACGGAAGCGTGACCGCGGAGGCCAAGCCGTCCAGCATCTTCAGCATCATCGGGATGCAGACGGGAGTCCGCCCGCGGGGGCTTACACCCGGGCGGCGCGGCCGGAAGAAGCCTGCCGCTTCTGCGGAGGCTAAACAGAAATCTGCCGGAGTCTGA
- a CDS encoding response regulator transcription factor: MIKVMIVDDDSFIRESLKVLVGLDPEIEVTGTAGDGLEALSLLGAPDGMADVALMDIRMPGCGGVEGTRLIKEAYPQVAVLMLTTFDDDEYIIEALRNGASGYLLKNIPPDRIIQGIKTVYEGNMLIHPDIARKLAGFLQPSPRQEPAYGQALDCYGLTKAELTIVSSIAEGLTNKEIAGKLFLSEGTVKNYITDILSKLGLRDRTQIAILYLKSQQGKR; this comes from the coding sequence ATGATTAAAGTAATGATCGTGGACGACGACTCTTTTATCCGTGAGAGCTTGAAGGTGCTGGTCGGGCTGGACCCTGAGATTGAGGTTACCGGTACGGCAGGGGATGGCTTGGAAGCTCTCTCTTTGCTGGGGGCGCCAGACGGAATGGCTGATGTCGCACTCATGGATATCCGGATGCCGGGCTGCGGCGGCGTGGAAGGCACACGCCTGATCAAAGAAGCTTATCCGCAGGTAGCCGTTCTGATGCTGACCACCTTCGATGATGATGAATATATCATTGAAGCGCTGCGTAACGGAGCCAGCGGTTATCTGCTCAAGAATATACCGCCGGACCGGATCATCCAGGGCATCAAGACAGTATATGAAGGGAACATGCTCATCCATCCCGATATCGCCCGCAAGCTGGCCGGCTTCCTCCAGCCGTCCCCGCGTCAGGAACCCGCTTATGGCCAGGCTCTGGATTGCTACGGGCTGACCAAAGCAGAGCTGACGATAGTGTCCTCGATTGCAGAGGGACTTACCAATAAAGAAATTGCCGGGAAGCTGTTCCTAAGCGAAGGCACGGTCAAAAACTATATTACCGATATCCTCAGCAAGCTCGGGCTGCGGGACCGGACACAGATCGCTATTCTCTATTTGAAGAGTCAGCAGGGGAAGCGGTAG
- a CDS encoding S41 family peptidase: MLKKSTAAFMIVAALLCGSLLTLGVTGYAHVFGQAAGEGIATVLQTTGLQDKESKKLGTALSLIESNYYETVDREKLIDGAVNGMMEALGDPYSNYMGKETAERFEESIEGSFSGIGAEVSSDNGKVVVVSPIKGSPAEKAGIQAKDVILSVNGESLEGLELNDAVAKIRGPKGSDATLKIQRTGTAEPLEFVITRDDVRLETVYATMEKDNIGVIEVTQFSQNTAKRFEEELTKLETQGMKGLVIDVRNDPGGVLPVVIEMAEQFVPAGKAIVQVEDKNKQREVSTSKGSSKKYPVVVLMNKGSASASEIMAGALQQSAGAKLIGEDSFGKGTVQTSFEEQLGDGSLLKITIAKWLTPDGTWIHGKGIKPDIAVAQPDYFSVAPINKSVTLQYNMNSTDVKSAQTMLDGLGYKPGRKDGYFDAGTKEAVKKFQSASKLKATGVIDAKTAEALELSLIKVIQDPANDNQRNKGIEEIRKEIKATASNK, from the coding sequence ATGTTAAAGAAGAGTACCGCGGCCTTTATGATCGTCGCCGCGCTGCTGTGCGGCAGCCTGCTGACCCTGGGCGTGACCGGCTATGCGCATGTATTCGGACAAGCTGCAGGTGAAGGAATTGCGACGGTCCTGCAGACAACCGGGCTGCAAGACAAGGAATCCAAGAAGCTAGGTACCGCCCTCAGCCTGATTGAGAGCAATTATTATGAGACCGTGGACCGCGAGAAGCTGATCGACGGGGCTGTCAACGGTATGATGGAAGCACTGGGCGACCCTTATTCCAACTATATGGGCAAGGAAACGGCAGAAAGATTCGAAGAGAGTATCGAAGGCTCCTTCTCGGGCATCGGTGCTGAAGTTTCCTCGGATAACGGGAAGGTCGTTGTAGTCTCGCCAATCAAAGGTTCACCGGCAGAGAAGGCCGGCATTCAGGCCAAGGATGTAATCCTCTCCGTGAATGGCGAGTCGCTGGAGGGGCTGGAGCTTAATGATGCTGTAGCTAAGATCCGCGGCCCTAAGGGAAGCGATGCAACCCTGAAGATTCAGCGTACCGGAACTGCAGAGCCGCTGGAATTCGTCATTACCCGCGATGATGTGAGACTGGAAACGGTCTATGCTACGATGGAGAAGGACAATATCGGTGTGATTGAGGTTACTCAATTCTCACAGAACACTGCGAAGCGGTTCGAGGAAGAACTGACCAAGCTGGAAACGCAAGGCATGAAGGGACTTGTTATTGATGTCCGCAATGACCCCGGCGGTGTACTGCCGGTTGTTATTGAGATGGCTGAGCAGTTTGTACCGGCCGGCAAAGCCATCGTGCAGGTGGAAGACAAAAACAAACAGCGCGAGGTCAGCACCTCCAAGGGCTCCAGTAAAAAGTATCCGGTAGTTGTGCTGATGAACAAAGGCAGCGCGAGCGCTTCGGAGATCATGGCAGGAGCACTGCAGCAATCTGCGGGTGCCAAGCTGATCGGTGAGGACTCGTTCGGCAAAGGCACCGTCCAGACCAGCTTCGAAGAGCAACTCGGTGACGGCAGTCTGCTGAAAATTACGATTGCCAAGTGGCTGACACCAGACGGCACCTGGATCCACGGCAAGGGCATCAAGCCGGATATTGCGGTCGCCCAGCCGGATTACTTCTCGGTGGCACCGATTAATAAGAGTGTAACGCTGCAATATAATATGAACAGCACGGATGTCAAAAGCGCACAGACGATGCTGGATGGTCTGGGTTATAAGCCGGGCCGCAAGGACGGGTATTTCGATGCCGGCACCAAGGAAGCGGTCAAGAAATTCCAGAGCGCCTCGAAGCTGAAGGCGACAGGCGTGATTGATGCCAAGACTGCTGAAGCACTGGAGCTGTCGCTCATCAAGGTCATTCAGGACCCGGCCAACGACAATCAGCGGAATAAGGGTATCGAAGAGATCCGGAAGGAAATCAAGGCTACGGCGTCGAACAAGTAA